GGCAACGATAATGTAGCCGGTGTTCCACAGTATGAGCTCTATCCTCAATACTCACTTAAACCTTGGCTGGAATTAACGTTTTATTTCTCTTAATAACAGGTACCGTGCGAAGATCTCTGTGTACAACAATAACGAGCAGGCTGTTTTCGTCCTACTTGGTGATACTGGTCGTGAGTTAACTGGGAAACATGCAGCAGAAGTAGTTGACAGCTACCACTACAGGAAATGTGGATATTAATAGCATCCGATTATAGTGTTTATGACAGTTCTCCTATTGTATATCAACACTTTTTTTTTAATAGTGTTTATCAATTTAAAATGATATATTTGTTATCGCGGGAAAATAAAGTTTTTTAGCCGCGTTAATTTGTTAAGTGTAGACGCAATAATAACATTGCAGATCAAAAATTAAATGCTATGGCAAAATGTAAATATCTTTAATTTTAATTAAAATATTTAAGTTTACACAAAATAGTTTAGTTTTTATTTGTTTCTTTTTTTCTTTCTTCTCCATAGGAAGAAAACCAGAGAAGTCTCAGATTCAACCAGCTTGGCTTCCTCAAATTCTCAGATTTGATCTCTTGCCACCGTCGACTGAAGCTTCACCACCACACTCCTTTTGACACCGTCGCTCTTTACCACCACCACCACCAGCTCGTCACCACCATCGCCATCTCTCTCTGATTAGGGTTCTCAAGGTCGCTCCTGCTCCTCATACGGTTTCTGGGTTGGAGATGGCAGCATTGATGAAGCGGCGGAGGAGGCTTCAGCGCAGAAGAAACGTGTTTCTCTTCAGAGACAAGCCGCCGTTACGGTTGAGGCTGCTGAGGATTACGCTCAGATATTTGAATCTGGTGTCAATGTGGTTAGCTTTCTTTACCAATTGCGTTGACTAGTGTTCATTGTTGATTATATAAAGAATCGGTTTTGTTTGTTTCTTTGTACAGCTTTCCTCTCTAACGATCAGGTTGGTGAGGAGTTGGCTCAGGCCGGCGTGAATGTAATGTGCAAAACGTGCTTCTTGGGAGAAAGCCAAGGAAGTGAGAGAGCAAGGAGGATGCTTTCTAGTAAAAGCTGTGGCAAGAAGTACAATAAGAATTGTGTAAAGTCTTGGGCTCAACATATAGGTGCTTTCATTTGATTCGTTGTTGTGTCCTACTTTCTCTTGCTTGGTAAGGCTTTTGAAGTCTATAAGTGCTGTAAATTGCAGATTTGTTTCATTGGAGTTCATGGAGTTGTCCCTCGTGCCGTGTTTGTGAGGTCAGTTGAGTTCGTTTCCTTCTGTTGCATTTGAATTTTTCTATGCACTGCCAATGTCTAGGAATGTTTGACTAGCTTACACAGAGTCGTCATATTCCTTAGGTCTGCTGTAGAACAGGAGATCCTAACAAGTTTGTGTTCTGCAAGAGGTGTGATGCCGCTTACCATTGTCAATCTCTTAACATATACATTTTTTTTTTCAGATTCCAAATGGATTGCTGCAAGATTGCAAGAGTCTGCAAAATCTTTCTCTGCATAACAATCCCATTTCAATGGATGAGTTTCGGCTGGTAAGGAGTTTTATTCTGCAACCTCAAAGAACAAGCTTGTGATTGTGTTGTTGTGTGTAACATAGCAATGGTGTTAATGTATATAGATGGAAGGGCTGGACCTTGAAGACTGTCCTGAAAAAGAGCCTCTTGGTCATGGATTCTATGCAGACTTCACTATGGCAACAAGGATAACAATACCAGATTTCATCACCGAGTTTATCTGTTATATTTTAAAATGAGTTCATGTGTTTCATGTATTTGATTTTGTGTGTTTTGAATCATTTTGGAATCTAAATTTTTTTTAACCCCTAATCCCTAAATATATTTTAACCCCTAAACTCTATATATAATCCTAAAATCTAAATTTTAAACTTTTAAACTTTATTTAAAAAAACAATTCGATATAAATATACTAATTCAAACCGGACCCATCTAGTACTCTAAATCTAATACCCTAAAATTCAAAGTTAAATGATATTCTAAATACTAAATAAAATCTCTAAATAATTTTTTTCAGATTTTAAATCCAAAATTTAAACTTAAACTTTAAATCTAATTAAAAAAAAACTCCATTCAAAATCTTAAATGTAAACCTTAAATCTCCATCAAA
The DNA window shown above is from Brassica oleracea var. oleracea cultivar TO1000 chromosome C3, BOL, whole genome shotgun sequence and carries:
- the LOC106331330 gene encoding uncharacterized protein LOC106331330; this translates as MCKTCFLGESQGSERARRMLSSKSCGKKYNKNCVKSWAQHIDLFHWSSWSCPSCRVCEIPNGLLQDCKSLQNLSLHNNPISMDEFRLMEGLDLEDCPEKEPLGHGFYADFTMATRITIPDFITEFICYILK